The following are encoded together in the Cheilinus undulatus linkage group 3, ASM1832078v1, whole genome shotgun sequence genome:
- the LOC121504077 gene encoding blue-sensitive opsin-like, whose protein sequence is MRGNRQMELPEDFYIPIPLDTNNITALSPFLVPQDHLGNVAIFYAMSIFMFFIFTIGTTINGLTIACTVQYKKLRSHLNYILVNLAVSNLIVACIGSFTCFISFSQRYFILGPLACKIEGFAATLGGMVSLWSLSVIAFERWLVVCKPLGNFAFKSQHALACCAATWFFALAASAPPLFGWSRYIPEGFQCSCGPDWYTANNKYNNESYVYFLFGFCFAVPFSVICFCYSQLLFVLKSAAKAQAESASTQKAEREVTRMVVVMVIGFLFCWAPYAIFAVWVVNNRGQAFDLRLATIPSCMSKASTVYNPMIYILLNKQQFRVCLKKMLGMSASDDEDSSATSSVTEVSKVGPA, encoded by the exons ATGAGAGGAAATCGCCAAATGGAGCTCCCTGAGGACTTCTACATTCCCATCCCTCTGGATACCAACAACATCACTGCGCTGAGCCCATTCCTTGTTCCCCAAGATCACTTAGGGAACGTGGCTATTTTTTATGCAATGTCCATTTTTATGTTCTTCATATTTACGATCGGAACAACCATTAATGGCCTCACTATAGCATGTACTGTTCAATATAAGAAGCTTCGGTCTCATCTCAACTACATCCTGGTGAACTTGGCTGTGTCTAACCTCATTGTTGCCTGTATTGGGTCTTTCACCTGCTTCATCAGCTTCTCCCAAAGATACTTCATTCTTGGTCCACTTGCCTGCAAGATTGAGGGATTTGCAGCAACACTGGGTG GTATGGTGAGTCTGTGGTCTCTGTCTGTAATAGCGTTTGAGAGGTGGCTTGTTGTCTGCAAGCCACTTGGAAACTTTGCCTTCAAGTCTCAACACGCTTTAGCATGCTGCGCAGCAACCTGGTTCTTTGCATTGGCCgcctcagctcctcctctgtTTGGTTGGAGTAG GTATATCCCAGAGGGCTTTCAGTGCTCCTGTGGACCAGACTGGTATACAGCCAACAACAAGTACAACAATGAGTCCTATGtgtacttcctgtttggctTCTGCTTTGCAGTTCCCTTCTCTGTCATCTGTTTCTGCTACTCACAGCTGCTCTTTGTGCTGAAATCG GCCGCAAAGGCCCAAGCTGAATCTGCGTCCACCCAGAAGGCAGAAAGAGAGGTGACCAGGATGGTGGTTGTCATGGTGATTGGTTTCCTGTTCTGCTGGGCGCCCTAcgccatttttgctgtttgggTTGTCAACAACCGTGGGCAGGCGTTTGACCTGAGACTGGCAACCATACCCTCCTGTATGTCTAAAGCCTCCACAGTTTACAACCCAATGATCTACATCCTCCTCAACAAACAG CAG TTCCGTGTATGTTTAAAGAAGATGCTGGGAATGAGCGCCAGCGATGATGAGGATTCCTCGGCTACATCATCAGTCACTGAGGTTTCCAAAGTCGGACCTGCTTAG